From the genome of Gorilla gorilla gorilla isolate KB3781 chromosome 4, NHGRI_mGorGor1-v2.1_pri, whole genome shotgun sequence:
gcttattttataaaggattaaatgtttaaaatcaacAATCAAATTACTATCCTAAGAAgttaggaaaagaagaacaaatcaaACACAAAGTAAGtgttaatagaaataataaagggcagagcaaaaataaatgaatacaaataccaacagaaaaaaacagatgaaaccaacagttgtttatttgaaaactacaacaaaattgatacacctttagctagacaaatcaagaaaaaattagagaagaTACAACTTGCTAAAATAGGAATTAAAGAAGGAACATCACTACAGACcctgaagaaattaaaaggagaaTAAGGGAATATTATCAACAATTTTAAGCCAACAAATTTGACAACTTATTTGAAATGAACATattcttaaaaagagaaaaattatcaaAAGTGATCCAAGAAGAAATGAAGTCTAAATAAATGCATATCAAGCAAAGCAATTGATTAACAATTTAAAGTCTCCCCACAAAGAAAAGTCTGGGCTCAAAGAAGGCTTCATTGATCAATTCTGTCAATCATTTTAAAACGGGACAATTTCAACCCTATATAATTTCAACCCATATAAAGACTTTCAGAatacagatgagaaatctaaCTCAGTTATTACCCTCAtaaaagccagacaaagacaatatattaaaataacaacaacatcaggcctggtgcagtagctcactcctttaatcccagcactttggcaacatgtgggaggactgcttgaggccaggagtttgagaccagcctcggcaaaatagtgagacccccgtttctataaaaattaaaaataaataataatttaaaaagccaagTAGGGTgttttgtgcctgtagtcccagttactcaggaagctgaggtggaaggattgcttgagcccagaaatttgaggctgcagagatctatgatggcgccattgcactccggcctgaacaacaaagggagactctttcaaacaaaacaaaaaaaggcctaTACACAAATATACCTAATGAATGCAATCTTAAAATTATcgacaaaatattggcaaatcaaatccagcaactTATAAATAGGAAAATGACCAAGTGAAGTTTATCCCAGAAATATTAAGTTTGGTTTAACtagtgaaaataaattaatgtaatatacCGTATTAATAAAGGAGAaagccatatgattatctcaatagatacataaAAAGCATATGACAAAATCCAATtctcattcatgataaaaacttccagcaaactaggaatagttGGGGAAGGTCCTGAACTTGATAAAAGTCACTTATGAACATCTATAGGTAACACCTCTTTGAATAGAAAGTCTCCTAAGataacaaggcaaggatgtctgctcttaccatttctattcaacattatactgaagaTCCTAGACAGTGTAATAAGCCAAGAAAAAGAGAGTAAGGTCTCAcagattagaaaagaaaatctgtctTTATTTAGACATAATCTTACATACAGAAAATCCTAAGTAGGAAAAAGCTAGAGAACTAAAAAACAAGTTTACCAATgtcacaggatacaagatcaacatacaaagATAAACTATATTTCTATATGCTTCAAGTAACtatcaaaaatgaattttaagacaTTTGACtcaaaatagcatcaaaaagaataaaatacttgggaaaaaatttgacaaaagatGTTTTGTAATATATGAACACTgtataatgaaaactacaaaaacactgtcaaaagaaattaaagaagacctaaataaaaggAGAGATAGGCTATGCTTACTGACTGTCTCAATATCACTAAGGCTCAATATTGCTATGATGGTAATGTAACCCAATTTTTCCAATAGCTACACTGCCTAAtaaaactttctgcaatgattgAAATGTTGGTTCTCAATACTGTTCATTATGGTGTGGCTAATGGTGCTTGAAATAAAGCTAGTACAATTaaggaattaaaattttaattctaaccaatcttaattatttttttaaagagatggaatctctgtcactcaggctgaagtgcagtggcccacttatagctcactgtaacccctgaactcctgggctcaagggatccttccaagtagctgggactacaggtatatgacACCAGCCCAGCTAACTTAAAaactttttctagagacaggatctcgctttgttgcctaggctagtcttatactcctggccttaaatgatcctccagcctcagcctcctaagtagctgggattacaggtgagtcacCATATCCGGTAATCTTAATTTAAATTTGATAGCCAtacatggctagtggctactgtaatGGCCAGTAAAAATTCAACATAATCTCAATCAAAATCTTGAACTTTTTTCGAAGAAACTGAAAATCTGACTCTAAATTTCACGTGGAAATGCAAATGACCTAGAATAGCCAATACAATTATGAAAAAGAGGAACACAGTAAGAAGACGTATACTAACTAATTTCAAGAGTTACAATAAAACATCACTTCTCagtcttttggctaagatcaagtgtacaataaagctacagtaatcaaaatattgTGTTACTGACTAAATAGACATAATCGATATGAGAGAACAGAGAGTCTGAAAGTAGACACAATATTGTCAATAGATATTTGACAAAGGTCAAACAAGATAATTCAATGGATAAAATGACAGTCTTTTTGACAGACCAGACTAGGATACTTTgtatatccatttgcagacaaaCAAATAAGAATTGAGAACCTCTCAACCCTTACTTCACAAATATTCACagaaattaactgaaaataaGTCATAAACCTAAATATGGGAGCTTCTAGAGAAAAATTAGGGGAAcatttttgtgaccttgggctagACATAGAGCTCTTAAATATGACACAACAATCATAAAACATGAGATAAAAATTGCTAACTGGACTTCAAGTTATAAACTTTCTTGCTtaaaaagacaccattaagaaaatgaaaagccagGCCACACATTGGGAGAAGGTATTTGCAAAATGTGTATCTGATAAAatcttgtattcagaatatatagagCTTgcataactcaataataaaaaagctgaatttttaaaaaagattttaatataCCATTTAATAAAGTGGATATCTGATTAgcaaataaataccaaaaagatgctcaacatcattagttttTAGTGAATGCAAATTAAATCACAATCAAGTACCACTACACactcactagaatggctaaattgaAAAGGATTGACAAAACCAAGTGTTGAAAAATATGTGagctgggcgcactggctcatgcctgtaatcccagcactttggaaggctgaagcgggcggatcacttgaggtcaggagttcgagatcaccctggccaacatggtgagaccccatctctaccaaaaacacaaaattcaccgggggtggtggtgcatgcctgtaattccagctactcaggaggctgaggcaggagaatcgcttgaacttgggaggcagaggttgcagtgagattgcaccattgcacttcagcctgggcaagagtgagactccatctcaaaaaaataaaaaataaaaaaatgtagttgttgggtagaatgttctgtaaatatctattaagtccatttgttctagggtatagtttaagtccattgtttctttgttgactttccatCTTGATGAGCTGTCTAGTACTGTCGAcaagtggagtattaaagtcccccagtattattgtgttaccatctatctcatttcttatgtctagtagaaattgttttatacatttgggagctccagtgttaggtgcatatatatttagaattgtgatattttcctgttggactagtccttttatcactatataatgttcctctttttgtcttctttaactgctgttgctttacattttgttttgtgtgATATAAGCCTGCTTACCTTTGGTGTCCATATGCATGGAAAATCTTTCTCTACCCTTTTACCTTAAGTTCATGTGAGTCTTTATGTGTTAGGTGAAtttcctgaagacagcagaaacttggttggtgaattcttatccattctgtcattctatatcttttaaatggagcatttaggccatttacattcaatgttagtattgagatgtgacgtactattctattcatcacgctatttgttgcctgaataccttgtttttgggggggggggggtttgtttgtttgttttttacattgtTATTGTTACATGTTATATAGGTACTGTGAGGTTTATGCTTTAAGGAAGAttctattttgttgtatttcaaAGTTTTCTTTCACGATTTAGCGCTCCTTTTATCAGTTCTTGTAGTGATGGCTTGCTAgcagtgaattctctcagcatttgtttgtctagaAAAGACTATATctttctttcacttatgaagtgtagtttcactggatacaaaattattggctgataattgttttgtttaagaaggctaaaaataggaccccaatcccttctagcttgtagagtttctgctgttaggttttcctttataggttacatGATGTTtttttctcacagctcttaagattctttcctttcatcttgactttagataacgtaatgactatgtgcctaggtgatgatctttttgtgactAATTtctcaggtgttctttgagcttcttgtatttggatgtctagcaAGGCTGGGtaagttttcctcgattattccttcaaataagttttccaaacttttagatttctcttcttccttgggaacaccAATTGTTCTTAGACTTGGACATTTAACGTAGCCCCGGACTTCTTGGAGgccttgttcattttttttaattcctttttctttgtctttgacggattgggttaattcaaaagccatGTCTTTGAGGTCTgaggttctttcttctgcttgtttgattctattgctgagactttccagtgcattttgaatttctctaaatgtgtccttgatttccagaagttgtaactgtttcttatttatgctatttcactgaagaatttagCTTTCATATCTTGtatcatgtttttgatttcttacattctattcatcagcacatggaacagtctccaagatagaccatatgataggccacaaaacaagactcagtaaatttaagaaaattgaaattgtatcaagtattctctcagatcacagtggaataaaattggaaatcaactccaaaagaaaccctcaaaaccatgcaaatacatagaaattaaatatcctgctcttgaatgatcattgggtcaacaatgaaatcaaaatggaaatttaaaaattctttgaactgaacactAATAGTGacacacaacctatcaaaacctctgggatacggcaaaagcagtgctaagaggaaagttcatagcattaaatgcctacatcaaaaagtctgaaagagcataaataggcaatctaaggtcacacctcatggaactagaaaatataagaacaatccaaacccaaacccaggagaaaaaaagaaataaccaagatcagcctcccgagtagctgggattacaggcatgcaacaccacacccagctaatttttgtatttttagtagagacggggtttcactatgttggccaggctggtcttgaactcttgacctcaggtgatccgccctcctcggcctttcaaattattgggattacagacatgagccactgtgcccagccaccctatttcttttctttcaccttcTCTGTCCTATCTCTGCATCCATTATTCTAAGGCTGGATTTTCCAAACTGGTCCTCCTACTTATTTTAGTCTTTTTCTCTCCTAGTTTCCATTTTCCCGTACTGATCTTTAGTAAGTTTTTCAACTTCATCTTCCAGACCTGCTGCTACGTAATTTCTGATGTTTTaaattctaagagttttttttttttttttggtgaatattgttctgctatttatttttaaagcatcctTATTGACTCTTGGATATCTTGAATGCAATAGCTTGTCTTATCCCCCTGATGATATTGATGATAGTTCCCCACTCTCAAATTGCTTTATGCTGTTTGTTTTAATAGCTGATCTCATGttagagaattttctttttttttttttttaatgcttggtTGCCTATTTAAGAGTTGGGGGGCATGAGTAAAAATGGCTATtgtcaaaaagacagaaaataacagatgctgacaaggatgtggagaaaggggaatgcttGTACCCTGttagtggggatgtaaattagtacagcaactatggaaaatggtatggaggttcctcaacaaactgaaaatagaactaccatacgacccagcaatcccactgctgggtatgtacatccaaaagaaaggaaatcagaataCTAAAGAGATAactgcatttccatgtttattgcagcaatattcacaatagccaagatgtggaatcaacctaagtgtccatcaacagatgaatggataaagacaatgtgggaCAATATACACAGTGGAATTATTCActcataaaaagtaatgaaatcctgtcatttgcagcaacattgatggaactggagggcattatgttaagtgaaataagccaggcacaaaatgaCAAATACCTCACGTTTATATTCATATGTGGGAGGTAGTGCTAgtatggtggttaccagaggctggaaagggtagggGGGAAGGGAATGAAGAGATTGGTTAATaggcacaaaaatacagttagataaaagAAGTAAGTTCCAGTGTTTGATAGACTAGAGTTAACAAGGATTTACTGcatgtttcaaaatagctagaagatttggaatgtttctgacacaaagaaatgataaatgtttgaggtgatggatattctaaATAACCTGATCTGATCATTACATTGtatgcatttatcaaaatatcacacgtaCCCCATAAGTAATTACAACTATTaggtatcaattaaaaaaaaaagaaggggggaCAAGAAGGCTGCTTGCAGCACATGCATGGGGCCTGGTGACCAAGGCTTCACAGTAGAGAAAGACGCCAGGATTTCTTAGGTATTCCTCTACATTGGTATCTTAGTCTTTCTTCTAGGAGGCAGATTCCCTAGAtaacatttttctaatttcctaCCTGGGTGGGGAAAGGCCTGGCTCTCATCCTTCTAGGAAACtagaagaacacacacacacactctttctcctctCATCCTTCTAGAAAActagcacacatacacacacacacacaaacacacgcttTCTTTCTCCTGTTTTCCACACTGAGCCCTTAAGCTCAACAGTAATTTGGCATCCTTCAATCAAGAAACTCCTTTGTTTTACTATCCCCAGAGAATAAACTAATTGGATGGGAGAGGGAGGGGCATTCACTAGAGTTTTAAGAGCTTCTTAAAAGGTTTTCAAGAAATTCTTACTCTTCCCTTTGCCGCCACTGAGGTACTACTGCCTATTGCTAAATTCCTGTGTTTTTTAAGGCTTCAGCGGTGCAAACTGAATTGGCTCTTAATTTCCCTTTGCTGGCATAGTATAAAACTGTTAACTTAGTCACCACATCTACTTTCTAGCATCCAAAACAGTTCCCCCCGCCAATGGGGATTTAAATTGAAATCACGGCTTTTTCACAGTTCATTAACAGTGCTTCAGAAGAGAGCCAAATTAGATGTGTCTGTTCAATCCACCACCTTCCTACAACCTGTTTTAGCCTCTGCAAATGACTTAAGTCCGCCTGAAACCACTCCTCTGAGATAATATCTTGGTGACACTGGGCATATGGTTTAAACATGTATGTAATAGGGATCACAATGCCAGAACTTTTTATCACTTGACTATagtgaaaaatgggcaaaatgatGTATGCCCACTTGAGAGGTATGTACTATGTCAATTTAAGGTCTGCTGCTATCTTAGAGAAAGATAACCATTTCACTATTAGTAGGGCGAGTTGCTTTTTTATCCAGAATAATGCACTGGAAGATATGGCTATTCTCTCCTTGTCCCTCATTTACAAGTCGGCTTTTGGGTTAGAGATACAGTGCACAGATGTATGCTTCTCCATGACAAGTGATCATCAATTCATTAAAGGAAATGTAATAAACGATTTCAGCTCCTTGCATTCTACCAAAGCAATGAAGCCTTTATGCTGTTCATGTGTGTAACTGTATAcaaatttttaatacaaatattttatgtatcctCCCAGGCATTTGGATTATGTTAACAGCAAGTTAGCAGGCCACATCATTCAGAAGATACGGGAAATTAATATTcttgagaagaaaggaaattagacACTACCTGAGAGGGTGGGGCATCCAGCCCTAATGAAAAACAACTTTTGATAACACGGATAACACAGTACTATCACCTTCAAAGTGTTTGGTAAacattaagctttcttttcacccTTTTAAAGGCTTAAAGCACCACACAAGTAGTTTGCAGGCCCCTTTCAGCTCCAAAAATGTTGGGATTCTACCATCAACTGGAAACCTGGgttctagtcccagctctttCCGAGATGGGCTATGTGACCTCACACATGATACTCAGGCCTGCAAGGgttctttcttcatctataaaacaacCCCTATCATTCTTTCACCTTTGATTTCCCATTGCTGACACAGAAtcaaaagtaaatttcaaaagtaatttattcttttcaacaatttaagtatattttaatactAACGTAAACATTTTTGATCCGGGTGTCAGAATTTAGTCTGAATACCGATCAACTGCATGGAAATGTTACCTCTAAAAGTACCCATTTTTATCAAGAAATACAGTAATTAGGTGTGACTTTAATGGGAATTAAAATTTAATGTACATGTACTTTCATCTCATATTGTCAGATAATGTAAGACTCTTATctaaatcagtttttttttaaatttagatttaaaaCTTTAATGAAGACTTTTGTTGGGTGGGTGTGAGGTACAGaatcttgcaatttttttttagcacCGATAAGCAGTACaatattgcaatttttaaaatatctcaaatGAGGAAGATGTCATCTGTGAGATAAactgatttttgtaaaatatttcattatttgccaTATTGTTTGGTCATAAAGTGAGCTTCATTATACTGCAGCAACTGAATTTTTCTACCATATAGAGGCACGTTTTAATATACCACATTGGTAATTAAAATGGTCTCACGCTAAAGGAAAGAAGGGGCCTTTCACATTCTACTCAAAATCATCATATATTTATGAGGCAGAATTTATGTATGTTCTGCATGCCTTGATCTATTGTGCCTAGATTCATATCCTAGCTTTTATCATGATCTGGCTCAGGCAAGCCATTTAACTGGGGGGTCAGTGGCCTCACTTTAAATGtgttgtgaagataaaatgaaatcaaaagtattttaaaaagaaaatagaaaactaatataccaAATATTGCTGATGTGGCGAATTAGCTCAATTATTTAAGTCCCTGCGTAGGGAGAATGGGCTGAGGCCCTAATCTACTTATTTTCATTCCATGAATTTCTCTCTGAATTCCATACTTGTCTTTCACAGAGCCAAAGAGGACCATAGCTACCTATGCATTAGTCCACATAATTTACCTCTACCGAAAATTACTTCCTTATTGATCTTTCTCAGGCTTTGCTTTCAACCGGACCAAATATCTGTCATAAAGTAAGACTCAGACATATTCTACGTTTATGATTACTATTAAGCTTTTGCAATCGTGAGGCAACATCAAGAACAGAAACCTATCTGAAAGGTTTCCAATCGCATTAGCGGATTGGAATCACTGGTCTGATGGCTCTCTAAGGCTACAGGTGGCAACTGCCCATACCCGGTGGTGACCAAGCTGATGAAGTCTGCAATTCTCAAAAGCACAGATCATGACATGCACTCTCCGTGAGGCGTCATTCCTTAAAGGTCTGCTCACTACGAAAGCTCCTGGAAATGTCGGGCAGGTGCTTAGGGAAAGAATGAGAAATCCCTAGTCAGTCACAAGTCTTTGTAGTGTTACTGCTACAGCCGATGCAGGAAACTGGCTAGGGAGGTGGTGGTGCCGGCTTTCAAAAGAGTACTCAGAATCTCTACACGGTGCCAGAGCTGGTCTCTGGCAGGGAAGGCTGCGATGGCCTTGGCTCTGGTCAAGTGGGTTTTTACTCAGGGAAGGGTGAAACAGAAGTGGTTCTGCGAGGTGCCAAAATAATCCCCTTTATGGCCACGCAAGTCTGCAACATGCGGCATTCGGACAGTCTCTTCCCAATACCCTCCCTTAACGAGAGCGCGCGCCCGCGGGGGCCCATTACCATCCTGCAGGATGAGGGTGGGCTGCACCGCCTGTACCCGGAACTGTCTGGCCCTCCAGCCGGGGCTGGGCGCCCGCACCACCTCGCTATCGGAGAGCCAGGTCACGGTCTCAAAGTTGTCCCCGCGAGCCAGCGCCTCGGCCTCGGCGTGGTGCACTGCCACCCGGTCGAACTGGTAGAGGCCGCCGGAGTGGTCGAAGTGCACGTGGGTGGCCACGGCAAGCAGTGGCCGGCGCGCCGCGTCCTCTTTGGCCCCTCGGTCCTGCAAGAGGCCGGAGGAGTACAGGTACTCCGGGAGGCTGCGCAGCCCCAGGCCTGTATCGATCACCACGTCCTGCTCGGAGCCGCGCACCAGCCAGATGTTGGCACGGTTGCCCGACTCGTAGAAACGTTCTTGAATCCAGAAGATACCATCGCCTAGAGACTTGTGGGCGTACCACTCGAGCGCCGACATGCTGGGCAGGGGTGCAGCCAGGCGGGGTGAGTGTGGGCGTGCGAGTCTCCCACAAGCTGTCCACACACAGGGCACTGCGGCTGTGTGAAGCGGTCTGCCTGCAGCCAGGGAGGCGCAGAGCGAGGCGGGGGCGGGGGATGCGGGGGTCGGAATAGGAGGAGGAAGGACGCAAACCGACGCTGCCCGTAGCGTGCGCTCCCGCACCCTTCCGCCAGGTCGGCAGCAAGCAGAGGCTCCGCCACCAGCACGGGGGCGCAGGAGCTACCGCAGCCTCGGCAGCCGCACCACGAGAGAGCTTTAACGCAGGGGCCACTGCAGCAGAATGGAGACTCAGGTGGCGACCGTTTCGCCACCCCGGGCGTGTGACAGCAGAGGCCCGGAGTGAGGGTGGGAAGCGCTAGGACCGCCCACCCACTGGCTCTCCAGGGCGCGCACTCCCAGCTGGCGCGGAAAGTGTGGGTCCTCGCGGGTTGTACGGCGACTACGGCGCCTGCCAAGGGCAAAAAACCTCTTTGCCGAGGGGGTGGGGCCTTCCTAGGGAGTGGGCGGGGCTAGTTGGTAGGGCTCACGCCGCGGTCCTGGGGCCGCGTGGAGGGCGGTGCGCGCTTCTCCCGAGGTGGAACGGGCGGCAGTCAAGCGCCGGCGTTCTCTGCCATCACCCTTTCCTTGCCGGCCGGCACTTCGGCTGCAGAGTTTTGCCCACGCTTCGAGACTTAGGGAGCAGGTAACCGAGGAAGCAATCGAAGACTTGGGAGGGGTGGTGAGGGTAGAGGGGAATTAAAGGGGCACGTGGAAAAGGTGAGGGGAAGTCAGGGGTAGAGATTCATTAAAGCGCCTCTGGGTTGAGGGGCGTTTGGAGATAGCTTGGTACCTCCCCTCCTTGTCCTGCTCCCTTCAGAATTTTTTAAGTCCAATTTCCAGATCTTACCTAGTCTCCACTCCTAGGACTGTTTGCAGTGAGTTAGAAGGGTATTTATGCTCTTACTGATAGTAGCTTATTTTCCAAATCCATGGCTTTATGATTTTTTAGGCACTAGTCACTGCCGCAGATTGCAGCTGAGGACCGACTATTCAGTATCTGTTTTCGTAACTGTTGGCACTTTATATCGTAGGGAAGGGAGTTGTTAATATGGTTTGtcttttcttataaaaaataaaattctatatccaccctcttttttatttttttattatttatttatttatttatttatttttggtttgtctGCCCTTGGAAGAGAGTAAAGCGAGTTGGTAGAAAGGCTCAAATAAAGAAAAGGAGCACCTGGTGAGGACGGGAAAAGTGAATAATGACTGGGTGTGGCCCCGCCAGCCACATAAATCATCCGCTCTGTTAACATGAGGTCACTGTCTCCACTCCCCGCTTCCCAGCTATTGAAACATCtatttaggttttttgtttgtttgtttgttttttgagacagagtctctgttgcccagtctggagtgcggtggcgcgatctcgtctcactgcatcctccgcctcctgggttcaagcgattctcctgcttcagcctccccgaggagctgagattacaggcgtctgccactgcacctggctaattttgtatttttaatagaaacgggatttcaccatgttggccaggctggtcttgaactcctgacctcaaatgatccgcctgcctcggcctcccaaagtgctgggattacaggcgtgagccactacacccggccagaAGCATCTATTTAGGCTTCAGAAATTCCCTTGAGAACTTAACTAACCTCCTAAGTTAGCCaggaaaaatgataaagagaCTCATGAGACAGCATTACAAAAGAATTATGAAAACCTTTACTGTGACAACTACTAATAAGCCTTCATGGAAGGAGAGGTATACGCTCCGTTCCTACCCTCCTAAAGTCTTTGGTGGGCATGCAGCTTTTCTAAATACTTTGCTAATCTTCATAGAGATTATTCGGTTACTCAGCTGGGGGCTCTCCTTATGCACAAGTCGCTGAGCTGGGTAATTCATGAACAGAGTTGTGTAAAAAGGTCATAATCTGGAttctcaggagtttgagggaaGATAATGTCTGTACACAATTACTTGCAAGATAAAGCATTACGGGGTAGGTACCACAGAGGAAGTGAAAGCTAGATTCAGTAAGAATACAGGTGGAAGGGATTCGTGAGGAGTGGCTTTTGAGCTGGCCTTAAAAGACTACTTTTAGGGCATTCTCAGCAGAGTAATATAGGGCCCTCTGTAGTCTGGGTACTTTTTCTCTAGGCAGAAGCAAGCCACTATTGGTGAAATGGAGTGATATCTCTACCAGGCCATGAGCTCAGCAATAATTTATCCAATAATCATTGGCCTTTTGCCAGGCTTTCGTTAGTAATGGGGACATAAAAAGGAGAATAAGTTTCCAAGGAGACCTTCACACTTCCAGGTACCTCTGCCTGCATCCCACATCTCACTGGATATCCTTTTTTAATTCTCTACATGGTTCTTTGCCTTACTTTTGTCAGGCTTATGCTCAGATATCACCGAATAAGAGAGGACTTCTTCAGCCACCCTTTCCACAGTAGCATCCATgtttcctgtctttatttttcttatcatttcctgacatttcctataaaatatattttgtcagtTTCTTACCCTAGACTATGAGCTTCATGAGAggagaaattttgttttgttcactactgTATTCCCAATTCATAGAAGACGGCCTGACGATGagggtgcttaataaatacttgattggattgaagaggCTCCCTGGGAGACAGATAAGAGCTGACAGTTACAACATGATTGTAAAAAGGGCTTAAAAGCAGAGTAGTACTTGGGAAACACAGAGAAGGGAGAGGCCTACCTCCATGTGGGGTGGAAGAAATTGTCATGGAGAAAGTGTCATTTGCATGGCATCTGAAAAGAACCTGGGGCTTAAGTGGATGTGGCAGGAAGGGCACTCC
Proteins encoded in this window:
- the MBLAC2 gene encoding acyl-coenzyme A thioesterase MBLAC2 is translated as MSALEWYAHKSLGDGIFWIQERFYESGNRANIWLVRGSEQDVVIDTGLGLRSLPEYLYSSGLLQDRGAKEDAARRPLLAVATHVHFDHSGGLYQFDRVAVHHAEAEALARGDNFETVTWLSDSEVVRAPSPGWRARQFRVQAVQPTLILQDGDVINLGDRQLTVMHMPGHSRGSICLHDKDRKILFSGDVVYDGSLIDWLPYSRISDYVGTCERLIELVDRGLVEKVLPGHFNTFGAERLFRLASNYISKAGICHKVSTFAMRSLASLALRVTNSRTSP